A window of the Ostrea edulis chromosome 1, xbOstEdul1.1, whole genome shotgun sequence genome harbors these coding sequences:
- the LOC125656337 gene encoding uncharacterized protein F54H12.2-like, translating to MMHRESCACGTDSLELFKVPPTNVTLEDSKWMEYYPISSTLNSDTATIEFEIKGQGDEYLDLSQSYLQMVCKFTKADGTALTGAGSTSTPVNNILHSLFSEIDVSLNGKVITPGTDTYPYKAYLEKLLSYAPKTLKTQMRACTLWEKDTAGQMEDREYSALVQPPKEFPVANDKVNINAVIPTPIYPNDSQNVGLRKRHHKINNSKEIVLMDRLHLDLFQQEKCLPNGVDVRLRFNRTRPQFYMMTDAGSSGKVVIQSMVLWVRKVKPTPTIINLINQQLSTQTAKYPLRRVEVKTFTIPTGTQSKITDHLFQGQMPKLILLGFVENAAFNGDDDKNPFNFQNQKIKKLEVSINGDMMETRPLEPNFTADQYLRSYLSLYKGLGKLGQDWAPDITLEEYKNGYTLWCMDFTKDQEAQTDKFHLIQTENLRVEVQFADSIATTLNCVVYAVFDNLLEINKQREVSIDY from the coding sequence ATGATGCACAGAGAATCCTGCGCGTGCGGGACCGACAGTTTGGAACTGTTTAAAGTTCCCCCGACAAACGTCACTTTAGAAGACTCTAAATGGATGGAATATTATCCGATTTCCAGTACGTTAAATTCGGATACGGCTaccattgaatttgaaatcaaaggtcaaggagatgaatatctggatttatcTCAATCGTATCTCCAGATGGTCTGTAAATTCACCAAAGCAGACGGGACGGCTCTCACGGGAGCGGGTTCTACTTCTACCCCGGtcaataacatcttacattccTTATTCAGTGAAATCGATGTGAGTCTCAATGGGAAAGTCATTACCCCCGGAACGGATACTTACCCGTACAAAGCCTACTTGGAAAAATTACTGTCTTATGCCCCCAAAACTCTGAAAACTCAGATGAGAGCCTGTACCTTGTGGGAAAAAGATACCGCCGGTCAAATGGAAGATCGAGAGTATTCTGCTCTGGTTCAACCTCCAAAGGAATTTCCCGTAGCTAATGATAAAGTCAACATCAATGCTGTCATCCCTACCCCAATATATCCCAACGATTCTCAGAATGTGGGGTTGAGAAAACGTCACCACAAAATAAATAACAGTAAGGAAATTGTCTTGATGGACCGTTtacatctggatttgtttcAGCAAGAGAAATGTCTGCCGAACGGAGTAGACGTCCGTCTCCGATTCAATCGTACCAGACCTCAATTCTACATGATGACCGATGCCGGAAGTAGTGGGAAAGTAGTCATTCAAAGTATGGTGTTGTGGGTGAGAAAAGTCAAACCGACTCCAACGATCATCAATCTGATCAATCAACAGCTGAGTACTCAAACAGCTAAATACCCATTGAGAAGAGTGGAAGTGAAAACGTTCACGATCCCCACCGGGACCCAATCGAAAATCACCGATCACCTATTCCAAGGTCAGATGCCCAAACTCATCCTCTTGGGGTTTGTGGAAAACGCCGCCTTTAACGGGGATGATGATAAAAATCCGTTTAATTTCCAAAATCAGAAAATCAAAAAATTAGAAGTCAGTATCAATGGAGACATGATGGAAACTCGTCCCCTGGAACCGAATTTCACGGCCGATCAGTATCTGAGATCGTATTTAAGTCTGTACAAAGGATTGGGAAAATTAGGGCAAGATTGGGCTCCCGACATTACTCTGGAAGAGTATAAAAACGGTTACACCCTATGGTGTATGGATTTCACCAAAGATCAAGAAGCTCAGacggataaatttcatctcatacagaCGGAGAACCTGAGAGTAGAAGTACAATTTGCCGACAGCATAGCGACGACCTTAAACTGCGTGGTGTATGCCGTCTTTGACAATTTGctagaaatcaacaaacaacgaGAAGTCAGCATCGATTACTGA